The following coding sequences lie in one Mercenaria mercenaria strain notata chromosome 5, MADL_Memer_1, whole genome shotgun sequence genomic window:
- the LOC123558416 gene encoding serine/threonine-protein kinase PLK4-like isoform X2: MSESIDDYRVLNLLGKGGFACVYRARAIKTGLEVAIKMIDKKLMKAAGMVTRVKKEVEIHSRLKHPSILELYNYFEDNNYVYLILEMCQNGELQRYLKSSCRVLSEDEARHFMKQILEGMLYLHSYGILHRDLTLANLLLSKDMDVKIADFGLATRLNGPEEKHFTMCGTPNYISPEVASRSAHGLEADVWSLGCMFYTFLVGTPPFDTDTVRTTLNRVIKGDFDLPDNLSPEALDLIHQLLQKNPTKRIPLYDVMKHPFMLKESSTDYTKGHTNLAEVSIDSGQGTMSTGIMSRMFGAPKQRPMPALHHIGSKIPEDRENSVGDSDRSADGYYSGNMASRTEAPVIKNPAMRHPPSPPVRLRDSKMERNSQKSHSSHSDKIFPDKFADRNTEQMGNLDTRMVTTPSSDRNAQFVDRTPKMNHVSEFTYKGGDTGYCSASKQSNISDNESRSHNQRTFDVPRLNLAQAQFDPTKYQERVPTPSNSSGWSCSASLHSNDAKVPSPREHTDTSAQDMLRKQGSTCISTVSDASSYDGSEFSLQNTKKVLNFEGDSQPNSISEQYYHNDSREYYSNTQSRENTEFTHKQMYGRSNSVDELEFDRPRHKVMEARSNSVDELDFDEPRERPPKPVPSKTSGHENLNNCANGLSSGCLPKEDCVKSKQVSSKTNDLGSPINSARLRPIRQRTRNAIVNIMENGEVCLEFVKQKHREEKVVEVFVISQNGMQVSIYQPNNGKGVPAEDQPIALPKVPLKSFAFSELPEKYWKKYQYASRFVKLVRSKTPKVTLYTQRCKCMLMENGPDADFEAVFYDATGSLLGAKFTSSSRGMRIIERTGTSLVLESPDMEQRLTQETQKLLEYVKQCRQQCLELESVVTAVQERCSLQEELFPIIIGRRPNSGNLNDSGKFSTASIGTGSDEHNTSNKSTDSNRPPTMTSFDGTVVSTVTDCGEKMKSDSCHDNTMRSQSTVMGAQANTSPTSSHVRKLNAKDVLRQVMVHEIGWASQHANGEIWVKFFDGTQLGVKSTTTTIKFIDQHGKLCRFQKTDVLPDVVKSRLEKVPLVLEHLLQDSQQQQQQMLGNHQTPR, encoded by the exons atgaGTGAAAGTATAGAT GACTATCGAGTGCTCAATCTGCTTGGTAAAGGTGGATTTGCCTGTGTATACAGAGCAAGAGCAATAAAGACAGGGCTCGAAGTTGCCATTAAAATG ATTGATAAGAAGCTGATGAAGGCAGCTGGCATGGTGACTAGAGTAAAGAAAGAGGTTGAAATTCATTCCAGACTCAAGCATCCGTCGATCTTAGAG TTGTACAACTATTTTGAAGACAACAACTATGTGTACTTGATACTGGAGATGTGCCAAAACGGTGAATTACAGAGATATCTCAAGTCCAGCTGTAGAGTACTCTCTGAAGATGAAG CTCGCCACTTCATGAAGCAGATTCTGGAGGGTATGCTGTATCTCCACTCATACGGAATTCTACACAGAGATCTTACACTCGCCAATCTTCTACTCAGTAAAGATATGGATGTG AAAATTGCTGACTTTGGTTTAGCAACAAGACTGAATGGTCCTGAAGAGAAACACTTCACCATGTGTGGAACACCAAACTACATTTCTCC aGAGGTAGCAAGTCGATCTGCCCACGGATTGGAAGCAGATGTATGGTCCCTTGGCTGTATGTTCTACACATTCCTGGTTGGTACACCACCTTTCGACACCGACACTGTAAGAACCACACTGAACCGTGTTATTAAAGGTGACTTTGACTTACCAGACAACTTGTCACCGGAAGCTTTAGATCTAATTCATCAACTTCTCCAGAAAAATCCAACAAAAAGGATTCCTTTATATG ATGTGATGAAACATCCATTCATGTTGAAGGAAAGCTCTACTGATTACACAAAAGGACATACAAATCTCGCGGAAGTGTCCATAGATAGTGGTCAAGGAACCATGTCAACAGGAATCATGTCTCGCATGTTCGGTGCTCCAAAACAAAGGCCGATGCCAGCATTACATCACATAGGTTCTAAGATTCCAGAAGATAGGGAAAACAGTGTGGGAGACAGTGATAGGTCAGCAGATGGGTACTACTCTGGAAATATGGCTTCAAGAACAGAAGCGCCTGTCATTAAAAATCCAGCAATGAGACACCCTCCATCACCTCCTGTTAGGTTACGTGATAG TAAAATGGAACGAAACAGCCAGAAGTCCCATAGCAGTCATAGTGATAAAATCTTCCCAGATAAGTTTGCAGATAGAAACACTGAACAGATGGGCAATCTTGATACTAGAATGGTTACTACCCCATCTAGTGATAGAAATGCACAGTTTGTTGACAGAACTCCAAAAATGAATCATGTGTCAGAGTTCACATATAAAGGTGGTGATACTGGTTATTGTAGTGCCAGTAAACAATCTAATATTAGTGAtaatgaaagtaggtcacataaCCAAAGAACGTTTGATGTACCAAGGTTAAATTTAGCACAAGCTCAGTTTGATCCTACTAAATACCAGGAAAGGGTACCGACTCCTAGTAATTCCTCAGGATGGTCTTGTAGTGCCTCTTTGCACAGTAATGATGCAAAGGTGCCAAGTCCACGTGAACATACTGACACTAGCGCACAGGATATGTTACGAAAACAGGGATCAACTTGTATAAGTACAGTGTCAGATGCTTCTTCATACGACGGCAGTGAGTTTAGTTTACAAAATACGAAAAAAGTGCTTAATTTTGAAGGTGATTCACAGCCTAATAGTATCAGTGAACAATATTATCACAATGACAGTAGGGAATATTATTCAAACACACAGTCCAGAGAGAATACAGAATTCACTCATAAACAGATGTACGGTAGGAGTAACTCAGTCGATGAGTTGGAGTTTGACCGACCAAGACATAAAGTGATGGAGGCTAGAAGTAATTCAGTGGATGAATTAGACTTTGATGAACCAAGAGAAAGGCCTCCTAAACCAGTCCCATCAAAAACAAGTGGGCATGAAAATCTGAATAATTGTGCGAATGGTTTGTCAAGTGGATGCTTACCAAAGGAAGATTGTGTTAAATCAAAGCAGGTTTCAAGTAAAACAAACGATTTGGGTTCACCAATCAACTCGGCTCGATTGCGCCCCATCCGTCAACGAACGAGGAATGCCATTGTAAACATCATGGAGAACGGAGAGGTGTGTTTGGAGTTCGTAAAACAGAAACACAGAGAAGAAAAAGTTGTAGAAGTGTTTGTTATCTCTCAAAATGGCATGCAG GTGAGCATTTACCAACCTAACAATGGCAAAGGAGTACCTGCAGAGGACCAGCCTATTGCTTTACCGAAAGTCCCGTTGAAATCATTCGCTTTTAGTGAACTGCCAGAGAAATACTGGAAAAAGTACCAATATGCTTCAAG GTTTGTCAAGTTAGTCCGCTCCAAGACCCCGAAGGTAACTCTGTACACGCAGCGCTGTAAGTGTATGTTGATGGAGAACGGTCCTGACGCTGACTTTGAAGCCGTATTCTATGATG CAACTGGTTCATTACTTG GTGCAAAATTTACGTCTAGCAGTCGTGGAATGAGAATCATTGAGCGTACAGGGACGTCGCTTGTCCTGGAGTCTCCAGACATGGAACAGAGGCTTACACAAGAAACCCAGAAACTCCTTGAATATGTCAAACAG tgTCGGCAGCAGTGTTTAGAGCTGGAGTCAGTGGTAACTGCAGTACAGGAGAGGTGTTCATTACAAGAAGAACTGTTCCCAATTATCATTGGCCGTCGACCCAATTCTGGTAATCTTAATGACTCTGGCAAGTTCAGCACTGCAAGTATAGGAACCGGAAGTGATGAACACAATACAAGTAACAAGTCTACAGATAGCAACAGGCCTCCGACA ATGACCTCCTTTGATGGTACTGTTGTCAGTACTGTAACTGACTGTGGAGAGAAGATGAAGTCTGACAGTTGTCATGACAACACAATGAGGTCCCAGTCTACAGTGATGGGAGCACAGGCCAATACCTCACCCACTAGCAGTCATGTACGCAAGCTGAACGCCAAGGATGTGCTCCGACAAGTGATGGTTCATGAGATAGGCTGGGCATCACAG CATGCTAATGGAGAGATCTGGGTGAAATTTTTTGATGGTACACAACTGGGAGTTAAATCAACCACAACAACTATCAAATTCATTGATCAGCATGGAAAACTTTGCAG
- the LOC123558416 gene encoding serine/threonine-protein kinase PLK4-like isoform X1, translating into MSESIDDYRVLNLLGKGGFACVYRARAIKTGLEVAIKMIDKKLMKAAGMVTRVKKEVEIHSRLKHPSILELYNYFEDNNYVYLILEMCQNGELQRYLKSSCRVLSEDEARHFMKQILEGMLYLHSYGILHRDLTLANLLLSKDMDVKIADFGLATRLNGPEEKHFTMCGTPNYISPEVASRSAHGLEADVWSLGCMFYTFLVGTPPFDTDTVRTTLNRVIKGDFDLPDNLSPEALDLIHQLLQKNPTKRIPLYDVMKHPFMLKESSTDYTKGHTNLAEVSIDSGQGTMSTGIMSRMFGAPKQRPMPALHHIGSKIPEDRENSVGDSDRSADGYYSGNMASRTEAPVIKNPAMRHPPSPPVRLRDSKMERNSQKSHSSHSDKIFPDKFADRNTEQMGNLDTRMVTTPSSDRNAQFVDRTPKMNHVSEFTYKGGDTGYCSASKQSNISDNESRSHNQRTFDVPRLNLAQAQFDPTKYQERVPTPSNSSGWSCSASLHSNDAKVPSPREHTDTSAQDMLRKQGSTCISTVSDASSYDGSEFSLQNTKKVLNFEGDSQPNSISEQYYHNDSREYYSNTQSRENTEFTHKQMYGRSNSVDELEFDRPRHKVMEARSNSVDELDFDEPRERPPKPVPSKTSGHENLNNCANGLSSGCLPKEDCVKSKQVSSKTNDLGSPINSARLRPIRQRTRNAIVNIMENGEVCLEFVKQKHREEKVVEVFVISQNGMQVSIYQPNNGKGVPAEDQPIALPKVPLKSFAFSELPEKYWKKYQYASRFVKLVRSKTPKVTLYTQRCKCMLMENGPDADFEAVFYDDKPDKSVIPRKGCDDSDIISWSAKFTSSSRGMRIIERTGTSLVLESPDMEQRLTQETQKLLEYVKQCRQQCLELESVVTAVQERCSLQEELFPIIIGRRPNSGNLNDSGKFSTASIGTGSDEHNTSNKSTDSNRPPTMTSFDGTVVSTVTDCGEKMKSDSCHDNTMRSQSTVMGAQANTSPTSSHVRKLNAKDVLRQVMVHEIGWASQHANGEIWVKFFDGTQLGVKSTTTTIKFIDQHGKLCRFQKTDVLPDVVKSRLEKVPLVLEHLLQDSQQQQQQMLGNHQTPR; encoded by the exons atgaGTGAAAGTATAGAT GACTATCGAGTGCTCAATCTGCTTGGTAAAGGTGGATTTGCCTGTGTATACAGAGCAAGAGCAATAAAGACAGGGCTCGAAGTTGCCATTAAAATG ATTGATAAGAAGCTGATGAAGGCAGCTGGCATGGTGACTAGAGTAAAGAAAGAGGTTGAAATTCATTCCAGACTCAAGCATCCGTCGATCTTAGAG TTGTACAACTATTTTGAAGACAACAACTATGTGTACTTGATACTGGAGATGTGCCAAAACGGTGAATTACAGAGATATCTCAAGTCCAGCTGTAGAGTACTCTCTGAAGATGAAG CTCGCCACTTCATGAAGCAGATTCTGGAGGGTATGCTGTATCTCCACTCATACGGAATTCTACACAGAGATCTTACACTCGCCAATCTTCTACTCAGTAAAGATATGGATGTG AAAATTGCTGACTTTGGTTTAGCAACAAGACTGAATGGTCCTGAAGAGAAACACTTCACCATGTGTGGAACACCAAACTACATTTCTCC aGAGGTAGCAAGTCGATCTGCCCACGGATTGGAAGCAGATGTATGGTCCCTTGGCTGTATGTTCTACACATTCCTGGTTGGTACACCACCTTTCGACACCGACACTGTAAGAACCACACTGAACCGTGTTATTAAAGGTGACTTTGACTTACCAGACAACTTGTCACCGGAAGCTTTAGATCTAATTCATCAACTTCTCCAGAAAAATCCAACAAAAAGGATTCCTTTATATG ATGTGATGAAACATCCATTCATGTTGAAGGAAAGCTCTACTGATTACACAAAAGGACATACAAATCTCGCGGAAGTGTCCATAGATAGTGGTCAAGGAACCATGTCAACAGGAATCATGTCTCGCATGTTCGGTGCTCCAAAACAAAGGCCGATGCCAGCATTACATCACATAGGTTCTAAGATTCCAGAAGATAGGGAAAACAGTGTGGGAGACAGTGATAGGTCAGCAGATGGGTACTACTCTGGAAATATGGCTTCAAGAACAGAAGCGCCTGTCATTAAAAATCCAGCAATGAGACACCCTCCATCACCTCCTGTTAGGTTACGTGATAG TAAAATGGAACGAAACAGCCAGAAGTCCCATAGCAGTCATAGTGATAAAATCTTCCCAGATAAGTTTGCAGATAGAAACACTGAACAGATGGGCAATCTTGATACTAGAATGGTTACTACCCCATCTAGTGATAGAAATGCACAGTTTGTTGACAGAACTCCAAAAATGAATCATGTGTCAGAGTTCACATATAAAGGTGGTGATACTGGTTATTGTAGTGCCAGTAAACAATCTAATATTAGTGAtaatgaaagtaggtcacataaCCAAAGAACGTTTGATGTACCAAGGTTAAATTTAGCACAAGCTCAGTTTGATCCTACTAAATACCAGGAAAGGGTACCGACTCCTAGTAATTCCTCAGGATGGTCTTGTAGTGCCTCTTTGCACAGTAATGATGCAAAGGTGCCAAGTCCACGTGAACATACTGACACTAGCGCACAGGATATGTTACGAAAACAGGGATCAACTTGTATAAGTACAGTGTCAGATGCTTCTTCATACGACGGCAGTGAGTTTAGTTTACAAAATACGAAAAAAGTGCTTAATTTTGAAGGTGATTCACAGCCTAATAGTATCAGTGAACAATATTATCACAATGACAGTAGGGAATATTATTCAAACACACAGTCCAGAGAGAATACAGAATTCACTCATAAACAGATGTACGGTAGGAGTAACTCAGTCGATGAGTTGGAGTTTGACCGACCAAGACATAAAGTGATGGAGGCTAGAAGTAATTCAGTGGATGAATTAGACTTTGATGAACCAAGAGAAAGGCCTCCTAAACCAGTCCCATCAAAAACAAGTGGGCATGAAAATCTGAATAATTGTGCGAATGGTTTGTCAAGTGGATGCTTACCAAAGGAAGATTGTGTTAAATCAAAGCAGGTTTCAAGTAAAACAAACGATTTGGGTTCACCAATCAACTCGGCTCGATTGCGCCCCATCCGTCAACGAACGAGGAATGCCATTGTAAACATCATGGAGAACGGAGAGGTGTGTTTGGAGTTCGTAAAACAGAAACACAGAGAAGAAAAAGTTGTAGAAGTGTTTGTTATCTCTCAAAATGGCATGCAG GTGAGCATTTACCAACCTAACAATGGCAAAGGAGTACCTGCAGAGGACCAGCCTATTGCTTTACCGAAAGTCCCGTTGAAATCATTCGCTTTTAGTGAACTGCCAGAGAAATACTGGAAAAAGTACCAATATGCTTCAAG GTTTGTCAAGTTAGTCCGCTCCAAGACCCCGAAGGTAACTCTGTACACGCAGCGCTGTAAGTGTATGTTGATGGAGAACGGTCCTGACGCTGACTTTGAAGCCGTATTCTATGATG ATAAGCCAGACAAAAGTGTTATCCCGAGAAAGGGGTGTGATGACTCGGATATTATTAGTTGGA GTGCAAAATTTACGTCTAGCAGTCGTGGAATGAGAATCATTGAGCGTACAGGGACGTCGCTTGTCCTGGAGTCTCCAGACATGGAACAGAGGCTTACACAAGAAACCCAGAAACTCCTTGAATATGTCAAACAG tgTCGGCAGCAGTGTTTAGAGCTGGAGTCAGTGGTAACTGCAGTACAGGAGAGGTGTTCATTACAAGAAGAACTGTTCCCAATTATCATTGGCCGTCGACCCAATTCTGGTAATCTTAATGACTCTGGCAAGTTCAGCACTGCAAGTATAGGAACCGGAAGTGATGAACACAATACAAGTAACAAGTCTACAGATAGCAACAGGCCTCCGACA ATGACCTCCTTTGATGGTACTGTTGTCAGTACTGTAACTGACTGTGGAGAGAAGATGAAGTCTGACAGTTGTCATGACAACACAATGAGGTCCCAGTCTACAGTGATGGGAGCACAGGCCAATACCTCACCCACTAGCAGTCATGTACGCAAGCTGAACGCCAAGGATGTGCTCCGACAAGTGATGGTTCATGAGATAGGCTGGGCATCACAG CATGCTAATGGAGAGATCTGGGTGAAATTTTTTGATGGTACACAACTGGGAGTTAAATCAACCACAACAACTATCAAATTCATTGATCAGCATGGAAAACTTTGCAG
- the LOC123558416 gene encoding serine/threonine-protein kinase PLK4-like isoform X3: MSESIDDYRVLNLLGKGGFACVYRARAIKTGLEVAIKMIDKKLMKAAGMVTRVKKEVEIHSRLKHPSILELYNYFEDNNYVYLILEMCQNGELQRYLKSSCRVLSEDEARHFMKQILEGMLYLHSYGILHRDLTLANLLLSKDMDVKIADFGLATRLNGPEEKHFTMCGTPNYISPEVASRSAHGLEADVWSLGCMFYTFLVGTPPFDTDTVRTTLNRVIKGDFDLPDNLSPEALDLIHQLLQKNPTKRIPLYDVMKHPFMLKESSTDYTKGHTNLAEVSIDSGQGTMSTGIMSRMFGAPKQRPMPALHHIGSKIPEDRENSVGDSDRSADGYYSGNMASRTEAPVIKNPAMRHPPSPPVRLRDSKMERNSQKSHSSHSDKIFPDKFADRNTEQMGNLDTRMVTTPSSDRNAQFVDRTPKMNHVSEFTYKGGDTGYCSASKQSNISDNESRSHNQRTFDVPRLNLAQAQFDPTKYQERVPTPSNSSGWSCSASLHSNDAKVPSPREHTDTSAQDMLRKQGSTCISTVSDASSYDGSEFSLQNTKKVLNFEGDSQPNSISEQYYHNDSREYYSNTQSRENTEFTHKQMYGRSNSVDELEFDRPRHKVMEARSNSVDELDFDEPRERPPKPVPSKTSGHENLNNCANGLSSGCLPKEDCVKSKQVSSKTNDLGSPINSARLRPIRQRTRNAIVNIMENGEVCLEFVKQKHREEKVVEVFVISQNGMQVSIYQPNNGKGVPAEDQPIALPKVPLKSFAFSELPEKYWKKYQYASRFVKLVRSKTPKVTLYTQRCKCMLMENGPDADFEAVFYDGAKFTSSSRGMRIIERTGTSLVLESPDMEQRLTQETQKLLEYVKQCRQQCLELESVVTAVQERCSLQEELFPIIIGRRPNSGNLNDSGKFSTASIGTGSDEHNTSNKSTDSNRPPTMTSFDGTVVSTVTDCGEKMKSDSCHDNTMRSQSTVMGAQANTSPTSSHVRKLNAKDVLRQVMVHEIGWASQHANGEIWVKFFDGTQLGVKSTTTTIKFIDQHGKLCRFQKTDVLPDVVKSRLEKVPLVLEHLLQDSQQQQQQMLGNHQTPR, from the exons atgaGTGAAAGTATAGAT GACTATCGAGTGCTCAATCTGCTTGGTAAAGGTGGATTTGCCTGTGTATACAGAGCAAGAGCAATAAAGACAGGGCTCGAAGTTGCCATTAAAATG ATTGATAAGAAGCTGATGAAGGCAGCTGGCATGGTGACTAGAGTAAAGAAAGAGGTTGAAATTCATTCCAGACTCAAGCATCCGTCGATCTTAGAG TTGTACAACTATTTTGAAGACAACAACTATGTGTACTTGATACTGGAGATGTGCCAAAACGGTGAATTACAGAGATATCTCAAGTCCAGCTGTAGAGTACTCTCTGAAGATGAAG CTCGCCACTTCATGAAGCAGATTCTGGAGGGTATGCTGTATCTCCACTCATACGGAATTCTACACAGAGATCTTACACTCGCCAATCTTCTACTCAGTAAAGATATGGATGTG AAAATTGCTGACTTTGGTTTAGCAACAAGACTGAATGGTCCTGAAGAGAAACACTTCACCATGTGTGGAACACCAAACTACATTTCTCC aGAGGTAGCAAGTCGATCTGCCCACGGATTGGAAGCAGATGTATGGTCCCTTGGCTGTATGTTCTACACATTCCTGGTTGGTACACCACCTTTCGACACCGACACTGTAAGAACCACACTGAACCGTGTTATTAAAGGTGACTTTGACTTACCAGACAACTTGTCACCGGAAGCTTTAGATCTAATTCATCAACTTCTCCAGAAAAATCCAACAAAAAGGATTCCTTTATATG ATGTGATGAAACATCCATTCATGTTGAAGGAAAGCTCTACTGATTACACAAAAGGACATACAAATCTCGCGGAAGTGTCCATAGATAGTGGTCAAGGAACCATGTCAACAGGAATCATGTCTCGCATGTTCGGTGCTCCAAAACAAAGGCCGATGCCAGCATTACATCACATAGGTTCTAAGATTCCAGAAGATAGGGAAAACAGTGTGGGAGACAGTGATAGGTCAGCAGATGGGTACTACTCTGGAAATATGGCTTCAAGAACAGAAGCGCCTGTCATTAAAAATCCAGCAATGAGACACCCTCCATCACCTCCTGTTAGGTTACGTGATAG TAAAATGGAACGAAACAGCCAGAAGTCCCATAGCAGTCATAGTGATAAAATCTTCCCAGATAAGTTTGCAGATAGAAACACTGAACAGATGGGCAATCTTGATACTAGAATGGTTACTACCCCATCTAGTGATAGAAATGCACAGTTTGTTGACAGAACTCCAAAAATGAATCATGTGTCAGAGTTCACATATAAAGGTGGTGATACTGGTTATTGTAGTGCCAGTAAACAATCTAATATTAGTGAtaatgaaagtaggtcacataaCCAAAGAACGTTTGATGTACCAAGGTTAAATTTAGCACAAGCTCAGTTTGATCCTACTAAATACCAGGAAAGGGTACCGACTCCTAGTAATTCCTCAGGATGGTCTTGTAGTGCCTCTTTGCACAGTAATGATGCAAAGGTGCCAAGTCCACGTGAACATACTGACACTAGCGCACAGGATATGTTACGAAAACAGGGATCAACTTGTATAAGTACAGTGTCAGATGCTTCTTCATACGACGGCAGTGAGTTTAGTTTACAAAATACGAAAAAAGTGCTTAATTTTGAAGGTGATTCACAGCCTAATAGTATCAGTGAACAATATTATCACAATGACAGTAGGGAATATTATTCAAACACACAGTCCAGAGAGAATACAGAATTCACTCATAAACAGATGTACGGTAGGAGTAACTCAGTCGATGAGTTGGAGTTTGACCGACCAAGACATAAAGTGATGGAGGCTAGAAGTAATTCAGTGGATGAATTAGACTTTGATGAACCAAGAGAAAGGCCTCCTAAACCAGTCCCATCAAAAACAAGTGGGCATGAAAATCTGAATAATTGTGCGAATGGTTTGTCAAGTGGATGCTTACCAAAGGAAGATTGTGTTAAATCAAAGCAGGTTTCAAGTAAAACAAACGATTTGGGTTCACCAATCAACTCGGCTCGATTGCGCCCCATCCGTCAACGAACGAGGAATGCCATTGTAAACATCATGGAGAACGGAGAGGTGTGTTTGGAGTTCGTAAAACAGAAACACAGAGAAGAAAAAGTTGTAGAAGTGTTTGTTATCTCTCAAAATGGCATGCAG GTGAGCATTTACCAACCTAACAATGGCAAAGGAGTACCTGCAGAGGACCAGCCTATTGCTTTACCGAAAGTCCCGTTGAAATCATTCGCTTTTAGTGAACTGCCAGAGAAATACTGGAAAAAGTACCAATATGCTTCAAG GTTTGTCAAGTTAGTCCGCTCCAAGACCCCGAAGGTAACTCTGTACACGCAGCGCTGTAAGTGTATGTTGATGGAGAACGGTCCTGACGCTGACTTTGAAGCCGTATTCTATGATG GTGCAAAATTTACGTCTAGCAGTCGTGGAATGAGAATCATTGAGCGTACAGGGACGTCGCTTGTCCTGGAGTCTCCAGACATGGAACAGAGGCTTACACAAGAAACCCAGAAACTCCTTGAATATGTCAAACAG tgTCGGCAGCAGTGTTTAGAGCTGGAGTCAGTGGTAACTGCAGTACAGGAGAGGTGTTCATTACAAGAAGAACTGTTCCCAATTATCATTGGCCGTCGACCCAATTCTGGTAATCTTAATGACTCTGGCAAGTTCAGCACTGCAAGTATAGGAACCGGAAGTGATGAACACAATACAAGTAACAAGTCTACAGATAGCAACAGGCCTCCGACA ATGACCTCCTTTGATGGTACTGTTGTCAGTACTGTAACTGACTGTGGAGAGAAGATGAAGTCTGACAGTTGTCATGACAACACAATGAGGTCCCAGTCTACAGTGATGGGAGCACAGGCCAATACCTCACCCACTAGCAGTCATGTACGCAAGCTGAACGCCAAGGATGTGCTCCGACAAGTGATGGTTCATGAGATAGGCTGGGCATCACAG CATGCTAATGGAGAGATCTGGGTGAAATTTTTTGATGGTACACAACTGGGAGTTAAATCAACCACAACAACTATCAAATTCATTGATCAGCATGGAAAACTTTGCAG